A stretch of the uncultured Desulfobacter sp. genome encodes the following:
- a CDS encoding molybdopterin cofactor-binding domain-containing protein: MKKINLTINGCEREVIADKNLVLLDLLREQLNLTGTKQSCDRKGQCGACTVIVNKKAVLSCLTKVGKLDGASVISIEGLGTPDNPHLIQHAFALSGAIQCGFCTPGMIMAAKALLDTNLNPTLEEIKHALRRNICRCTGYVKIIKAVQLAAQFLRGEKTPEEIAPLPTDPKIGVSHSRPSAMIKACGTAAFTSDILMPDAVEIAVVRSPHMHAEIKNIDFSRAEKMPGFIGTLTAADIKGTNRLKYVVEDRPILCEDRVRTMGDAVAAVVAQTREQALAAVQAVEVQYSLLPEVTTTARAMEPDAPQIHPHAPNLCFSQPLIKGDTDDGFKKAAAVIEQHFTTQLNHQAPLEPENSVAYMEKEGQDAVLVVMGRSINIHLHMATLQTALGYDNIRYEEPFSGGQFGMKLEVFTEGIAAAAALKFKRPVRYIPSLAESMMISSKRHPFDIQLKMGADEKGKLTALEMDITVDNGAYHSIGNVIINRALQMLTSSYYVPNVKVASKLVYTNNPWGSAARGAGPPQAHYALECGMNMLAGKLDMDPLAFRKQNSLKTGLTKATGHVQDDVWPFPELCDDILPHYERALADAKAHDNTGPVKRGIGLGAAAFGIGFPADKSTSAVELEPDDGVTVYAAAADPGEGNDSMLTQLAAQVLELPLDKVRAVTRTTAKTTAAGPASGSRVTLMVGGATVDALKQLKQAMDEVGSKRFEDFKSAEKPTRYAGNKATFQTAPLDPETGQGPSTESDTHAIQMAEVGVNTETGEVKVLKMTAVVDAGPVINPNNFTGQMEGGMDMGVGYALREQYIAGKTKDWRTFKFPTMKTAFDMEVFFRETRRKRGTLGSTGVGEMSMVSTAPAVINAIENACGALVTDLPATPEKVLAAIKASQNI, encoded by the coding sequence ATGAAAAAAATTAATCTAACGATCAACGGCTGTGAAAGAGAGGTAATTGCCGATAAAAATCTGGTTTTGCTTGATTTGCTCCGGGAGCAGTTAAACCTGACCGGCACCAAACAATCCTGTGACAGAAAAGGACAATGCGGCGCATGTACCGTCATCGTCAATAAAAAAGCGGTATTGTCTTGTCTGACCAAAGTAGGCAAACTTGATGGGGCATCGGTGATCTCCATTGAGGGCTTGGGCACACCGGACAACCCGCATCTTATCCAGCATGCGTTTGCCTTGTCAGGCGCCATTCAGTGCGGGTTTTGTACGCCCGGCATGATCATGGCCGCCAAAGCCTTGCTGGACACCAATCTTAATCCCACGCTTGAAGAGATCAAGCATGCGTTGCGCCGCAATATCTGCCGCTGCACAGGTTATGTAAAAATCATTAAAGCCGTGCAACTGGCCGCCCAATTTCTCAGGGGCGAAAAAACACCTGAAGAGATTGCCCCTTTGCCCACCGACCCCAAAATCGGTGTTTCCCACTCCCGCCCGTCGGCCATGATCAAAGCATGCGGTACAGCCGCTTTTACCTCGGATATTCTCATGCCCGATGCTGTGGAAATCGCAGTGGTGCGAAGCCCTCACATGCATGCTGAGATTAAAAACATAGATTTCTCCAGGGCTGAAAAAATGCCGGGATTTATCGGCACCCTGACCGCTGCAGATATCAAAGGCACCAACCGTTTGAAATATGTTGTGGAAGACCGCCCTATCCTGTGTGAAGATCGTGTTCGGACCATGGGTGATGCGGTTGCCGCCGTGGTGGCCCAAACCCGTGAACAGGCATTGGCGGCAGTCCAGGCGGTGGAGGTTCAATATTCTTTGTTGCCTGAGGTGACCACCACCGCCCGGGCCATGGAACCTGACGCACCCCAGATTCATCCCCACGCCCCTAATCTATGTTTTTCCCAGCCTTTGATCAAAGGAGATACCGACGATGGGTTTAAAAAAGCGGCAGCCGTGATTGAACAACATTTCACCACCCAGTTAAACCACCAGGCCCCGCTGGAGCCTGAAAACAGCGTGGCATACATGGAAAAAGAGGGCCAGGATGCCGTTTTGGTGGTGATGGGCCGCAGCATTAACATCCATCTTCACATGGCAACACTACAGACTGCGCTCGGATACGACAACATTCGTTATGAAGAGCCGTTTTCCGGCGGCCAGTTCGGCATGAAACTGGAAGTTTTCACCGAGGGGATTGCGGCGGCAGCGGCATTGAAATTCAAGCGGCCCGTGCGTTATATTCCAAGCCTTGCGGAATCCATGATGATCAGCTCCAAACGCCATCCCTTTGACATTCAATTGAAAATGGGGGCTGACGAGAAGGGCAAACTTACGGCCCTTGAGATGGATATCACCGTAGACAACGGCGCGTATCACTCCATTGGCAACGTCATCATCAACCGGGCCCTTCAAATGCTGACAAGCTCTTATTATGTGCCCAACGTCAAGGTGGCGTCAAAGCTTGTTTATACCAATAACCCATGGGGAAGTGCCGCCCGGGGTGCCGGTCCCCCACAGGCGCATTACGCCCTTGAGTGCGGCATGAATATGCTTGCCGGAAAATTGGATATGGACCCGCTGGCGTTCAGGAAACAAAACAGCCTTAAAACAGGGCTGACCAAGGCAACCGGACATGTCCAGGATGATGTGTGGCCGTTCCCTGAACTGTGTGATGATATTTTACCCCATTATGAAAGAGCCCTGGCAGATGCAAAGGCCCATGATAATACGGGCCCCGTCAAACGCGGGATCGGGCTGGGGGCGGCTGCCTTCGGCATTGGTTTTCCGGCGGATAAATCCACCTCGGCTGTGGAGCTGGAACCCGATGATGGGGTAACCGTATATGCTGCGGCAGCAGACCCGGGAGAAGGCAATGATTCCATGCTTACCCAGTTGGCGGCACAGGTGCTGGAACTGCCCCTTGACAAGGTTCGTGCCGTTACCCGGACAACGGCGAAAACCACAGCCGCAGGTCCGGCTTCAGGCAGCCGGGTCACCCTTATGGTGGGCGGTGCGACCGTAGATGCCTTAAAGCAATTGAAACAGGCCATGGATGAAGTCGGATCAAAGCGGTTCGAGGACTTTAAGTCCGCAGAAAAGCCCACCCGTTACGCGGGCAATAAAGCAACTTTTCAAACCGCGCCCCTGGATCCGGAAACAGGCCAGGGACCGTCAACGGAATCTGATACGCATGCCATTCAAATGGCCGAAGTGGGAGTCAACACGGAAACAGGAGAGGTCAAAGTATTAAAAATGACCGCTGTGGTTGACGCAGGGCCTGTCATCAACCCCAATAATTTTACGGGCCAGATGGAAGGCGGTATGGATATGGGTGTGGGATATGCCCTTCGTGAACAGTATATCGCCGGAAAAACAAAAGACTGGCGTACATTTAAATTTCCCACGATGAAAACCGCCTTTGACATGGAGGTATTTTTCAGAGAAACGCGTAGAAAACGGGGAACCCTTGGCTCCACCGGGGTTGGGGAGATGTCCATGGTCTCAACAGCACCGGCTGTCATCAACGCCATTGAAAATGCCTGCGGCGCTTTGGTTACAGATCTTCCGGCCACACCGGAGAAGGTTCTTGCTGCAATAAAGGCATCCCAAAACATTTGA
- the serB gene encoding phosphoserine phosphatase SerB yields MGDIVLISITGKDQKGLTARISTILAQYRVSILDIGQAVIHEHISLGMLVDIPCSQDFSLMFKDLIFEGHKMGLAVDVSPVAPNDYETWVQTQDKERRIITVMGRSITTGQISAVSTVITDHDLNIDSITRMSGRRSLKRPSEPPMACIQFAVSGTPKSIPDMKGRFIHISQDLGIDISFHEDNIYRKNRKLVVFDMDSTLIQAEVIDELAKLAGVGDQVAQITESAMRGEIDFKESFRRRVALLKGLKEKDIQGLARSLPLTDGADLVTRTLKGLGYKLAILSGGFTFVGNYLKEILGFDYVFANTLEIENGEVTGQVNGEIVDGQKKADLLRELAKKENLSIQQTIAVGDGANDLPMISIAGLGVAFNAKPVVREKAANTISTMGLDGLLFLLGIHEREIPDPDRTAI; encoded by the coding sequence ATGGGCGATATAGTTCTTATCAGCATTACGGGCAAGGACCAAAAAGGGCTTACCGCCCGGATTTCAACCATTCTGGCCCAGTATCGGGTGAGCATTCTGGATATTGGGCAGGCTGTCATTCATGAACATATCTCATTGGGTATGTTGGTGGATATTCCATGCTCCCAAGATTTTTCCCTGATGTTCAAGGATTTGATTTTTGAAGGACACAAAATGGGGCTGGCCGTGGATGTTTCGCCTGTGGCGCCCAACGACTATGAAACCTGGGTCCAGACCCAGGACAAGGAGCGCCGGATTATTACGGTCATGGGCCGGTCCATCACAACAGGCCAGATTTCCGCAGTCTCCACCGTGATTACTGATCACGATCTTAACATTGATTCCATTACCCGTATGTCCGGCCGCAGGTCCTTGAAAAGACCTTCCGAGCCCCCTATGGCCTGTATCCAGTTTGCCGTATCCGGCACCCCTAAAAGCATTCCCGATATGAAGGGCAGGTTCATTCACATCTCCCAGGATCTGGGCATTGATATCTCCTTTCATGAAGACAATATCTATCGTAAAAACCGTAAACTTGTTGTGTTTGACATGGATTCCACATTGATCCAGGCTGAAGTGATCGATGAATTGGCAAAACTGGCCGGTGTCGGCGATCAGGTGGCCCAGATCACGGAATCTGCCATGCGCGGGGAAATTGATTTCAAGGAGAGTTTCAGACGGCGTGTGGCGTTGCTCAAAGGATTAAAGGAAAAGGATATCCAGGGCCTGGCCCGGAGCCTGCCTCTGACCGACGGGGCCGATCTGGTGACCCGGACTTTGAAAGGACTTGGCTACAAGCTTGCCATCCTTTCCGGCGGTTTTACCTTTGTGGGTAATTATCTTAAAGAGATCCTGGGATTTGATTATGTTTTTGCAAATACCCTTGAAATAGAGAATGGCGAAGTCACAGGACAGGTGAACGGTGAAATTGTGGACGGCCAGAAAAAGGCCGACCTTTTGCGCGAGTTGGCAAAAAAGGAAAATCTGTCCATCCAGCAGACCATTGCCGTGGGTGACGGTGCCAATGACCTGCCCATGATTTCCATTGCCGGACTCGGTGTGGCCTTTAATGCCAAGCCCGTGGTCCGGGAAAAAGCCGCCAACACCATTTCCACCATGGGCCTGGATGGCCTTTTGTTCCTGCTGGGAATCCATGAAAGAGAGATTCCTGACCCGGACCGCACCGCCATTTAA
- a CDS encoding CCA tRNA nucleotidyltransferase — protein MPSVVDILDTIQASSPVSPILETLWREGYQAFLVGGAVRDALLGIAPGDVDILTNALPEDLARLFADQDPKYVGKTFAVTLVDKVEVATCRSADKKAVAEGHTFPATDLGRRDLTINSMAWDPETRTLSDPFGGQTDIENGIIRFTREPFDRIEEDPVRMVRACRFAARFRFKIEPDTFDAIRARAHKITAQGAADRIQREIVKAMDMDKPSLFFNLLHDTGLLVHILPSLDRCYDLDGGPHHGETVFEHNLLVGDALPASMPTLRLAGFLHDTGKRDALEIKEGRNTFPGHQRSTQAMMEDLERLRFSKKDLDYIYALVRGHMRPLKADTTAKAVRRLLVMLDDLNLSYQDFLRMRIADKKSNLNPVKKPYTLGDIRLRLEKILDALNSQTPFNVNSLDITGSDIQQILNLPQGPGIGKVKALLFEQVLDEPSLNTKQTLEDLVRKMDRNNFTDLNGKVIK, from the coding sequence ATGCCTTCAGTTGTCGATATCCTGGACACCATCCAGGCAAGTAGTCCTGTTTCCCCCATCCTTGAAACGCTTTGGCGCGAGGGGTATCAAGCCTTTCTGGTCGGCGGAGCTGTCCGGGATGCCCTTCTGGGTATCGCCCCCGGGGATGTGGATATCCTGACCAATGCCTTGCCCGAAGATTTGGCCCGGCTGTTTGCCGACCAGGATCCTAAATATGTGGGAAAAACCTTTGCCGTGACCCTGGTTGATAAAGTGGAGGTGGCGACCTGCAGATCCGCAGATAAGAAGGCTGTGGCAGAAGGCCATACTTTTCCGGCCACGGACCTTGGCCGCCGTGATCTCACCATCAACAGCATGGCCTGGGATCCCGAAACCCGGACCCTGTCAGACCCCTTTGGCGGGCAGACGGACATTGAAAACGGAATCATCCGATTCACCCGTGAGCCCTTTGACCGGATTGAAGAAGACCCCGTGCGGATGGTCCGGGCCTGCCGGTTTGCTGCCCGTTTCAGGTTCAAAATTGAGCCGGACACCTTTGATGCCATCCGTGCCCGGGCCCATAAAATTACGGCCCAGGGGGCTGCAGACCGGATTCAACGGGAAATTGTCAAGGCCATGGACATGGACAAGCCGTCATTATTTTTTAATCTGCTCCATGATACAGGCCTTTTGGTCCACATCCTGCCAAGCCTTGACCGGTGCTACGACCTGGACGGCGGCCCCCACCACGGTGAAACCGTATTTGAGCACAACCTTCTGGTGGGTGATGCACTGCCGGCATCCATGCCCACACTTCGGCTGGCAGGCTTTCTCCATGACACAGGGAAAAGGGATGCACTGGAAATCAAGGAGGGGCGGAACACGTTTCCGGGGCATCAGAGGTCCACCCAGGCCATGATGGAGGATCTTGAACGTCTGCGGTTTTCCAAAAAAGACCTGGATTATATCTACGCCCTGGTCAGGGGCCACATGCGTCCTTTAAAAGCAGATACCACTGCCAAAGCCGTACGTAGGCTTCTGGTCATGCTGGATGATCTCAATCTGTCCTACCAGGATTTTTTACGCATGCGTATTGCCGATAAAAAAAGCAACCTGAATCCGGTCAAAAAACCATACACCCTTGGGGACATCCGCCTGCGCCTGGAAAAAATCCTGGATGCCCTCAATTCGCAAACACCGTTTAATGTGAACAGCCTTGACATTACAGGCAGCGACATTCAGCAGATCCTGAACCTACCCCAGGGACCCGGCATTGGGAAGGTAAAAGCTTTATTGTTTGAGCAGGTACTGGATGAGCCGTCCCTTAATACAAAGCAAACCCTGGAAGACCTGGTCCGGAAGATGGATCGAAACAACTTTACAGATTTAAACGGCAAAGTTATAAAATAA
- the amrS gene encoding AmmeMemoRadiSam system radical SAM enzyme — MIRARLYEPQSGGEVKCLACNHYCTISPGHTGICGVRENRDGKLFSLVYDRVVAANVDPIEKKPIFHFKPGSLSYSIAAPGCNFKCRFCQNADISQVHGQETNPFTGRLAGQAMTPEAIVAKAVELGCQSISYTYTEPTVFFELVLDTAMLAKDAGLANIIVTNGFMSPKLLQASAAVLDAANVDLKSFSDKFYTRYCNGRLEPVKETLKTMKDLGLMVEVTTLVIPGLNDDPDELGQMASFIAGELGPSTPWHLSRFHPAFELTQTGPTPVETLEKACDIAQSAGLVHVYTGNVPGARENTYCPDCGQTVVKRVGYSVENLLTQMNKCPGCGSPVFGIY, encoded by the coding sequence ATGATACGTGCCCGTCTTTATGAACCCCAGTCAGGTGGTGAGGTCAAATGCCTGGCCTGCAACCATTATTGCACAATTTCACCGGGACATACCGGCATTTGCGGTGTCCGGGAGAACCGGGACGGCAAGCTTTTTTCCCTGGTGTATGACCGGGTGGTGGCGGCCAATGTGGACCCCATTGAGAAAAAACCCATTTTTCATTTCAAACCCGGCTCCCTCTCTTATTCCATTGCTGCTCCCGGGTGCAATTTTAAGTGCCGGTTCTGCCAGAATGCCGATATTTCCCAAGTTCATGGCCAGGAAACAAACCCTTTTACAGGCCGCCTTGCAGGCCAAGCCATGACGCCCGAAGCCATTGTGGCAAAGGCTGTGGAACTAGGCTGTCAAAGCATCTCCTACACCTATACCGAACCCACGGTTTTTTTTGAACTGGTTCTGGATACGGCCATGCTGGCAAAGGATGCGGGACTTGCCAATATCATTGTTACCAACGGATTTATGAGTCCCAAACTGCTGCAGGCCTCGGCCGCAGTGCTGGATGCTGCTAATGTGGATCTTAAATCTTTTTCGGATAAGTTTTATACCCGGTATTGTAATGGGCGTCTGGAACCGGTTAAAGAGACGTTGAAGACGATGAAGGATTTAGGCCTCATGGTGGAGGTGACCACCCTGGTGATCCCGGGCCTGAATGACGATCCCGACGAGCTTGGGCAAATGGCGTCCTTCATTGCCGGGGAACTGGGGCCTTCGACCCCCTGGCATCTATCCCGGTTTCACCCGGCATTTGAGCTGACCCAGACCGGGCCGACACCCGTGGAAACCCTTGAAAAGGCCTGCGATATTGCACAGTCAGCCGGACTTGTTCATGTGTATACCGGTAATGTACCCGGTGCCAGGGAAAACACCTACTGTCCGGACTGCGGACAGACGGTTGTCAAACGAGTTGGTTATTCAGTGGAAAATCTTTTAACCCAGATGAATAAATGTCCCGGGTGTGGTTCGCCTGTGTTCGGGATCTACTAA
- a CDS encoding class I SAM-dependent methyltransferase, which translates to MAYEFGFKEAQDYDAFFEKGRGKHCLDLEIELISALINPQPGKRLLDIGCGTGLSLEPFMDRGMNLTGIDPSPYMLDKAAERLGQKVDLHRGTAEELPFEDNAFDTALLFFSLEFSDRPAKAIEEACRVAREQVVIGVHNWYAPQNMARRIKGFFFPDMYSHAQFFSVWELKIMMTSILGKVPVKWRTTIQLPLLSGRLIARVERCRLIQWSYLGGFIGMRIKPVPKFRTRPMVLKTRCHKINKPATGLALGYKVKE; encoded by the coding sequence ATGGCATATGAATTTGGTTTCAAGGAAGCCCAGGACTATGATGCATTTTTTGAAAAAGGCCGGGGCAAACATTGCCTTGACCTTGAAATCGAATTAATCAGCGCCCTGATCAACCCCCAGCCGGGAAAGCGTTTACTGGACATTGGCTGCGGCACGGGATTAAGTCTTGAACCGTTTATGGATCGAGGCATGAACCTGACCGGTATTGATCCTTCCCCATATATGTTGGACAAGGCTGCTGAACGGCTCGGACAAAAGGTTGATCTGCACCGGGGAACGGCCGAGGAATTGCCCTTTGAAGATAATGCTTTTGATACGGCACTGCTGTTTTTTAGTCTTGAATTTTCAGACCGGCCGGCCAAGGCCATTGAAGAGGCTTGCCGGGTGGCCCGGGAACAGGTGGTAATCGGCGTCCATAACTGGTATGCTCCCCAGAATATGGCCCGGCGGATCAAAGGCTTTTTTTTCCCGGATATGTACAGCCATGCCCAATTTTTTAGTGTGTGGGAGTTGAAAATCATGATGACCTCAATATTGGGAAAAGTGCCTGTAAAATGGCGGACAACCATACAGCTCCCGTTGCTGTCCGGGCGTCTGATCGCCAGGGTGGAACGTTGTCGCCTGATACAGTGGTCTTACTTGGGTGGCTTCATTGGCATGCGCATCAAACCGGTGCCTAAGTTTCGCACCCGGCCCATGGTTTTGAAAACCCGGTGTCATAAAATCAATAAGCCGGCCACAGGTTTGGCGTTAGGATACAAGGTGAAAGAATGA
- a CDS encoding response regulator, with protein MVNKSLILTVDDKPQNLQFLGKLLSNNGYEVAMAQSGVQALTFVKSEFPDLILLDVMMPEMDGYEVCEKLNAEFPTHNIPVIFLTAKSDAQDIVKGFDVGGVDYVTKPFHSAELLARIKTHIELKTLRGLLPMCSHCKKIRDDKGFWNDVDCYFEAHSHLTFTHGLCPECMDELYKGYDWYKKRKRSDTKK; from the coding sequence ATGGTCAATAAAAGTCTCATTTTGACAGTTGATGACAAACCTCAGAATCTTCAGTTTCTTGGGAAGCTGCTTTCCAATAACGGATATGAAGTTGCCATGGCTCAGAGCGGGGTCCAGGCGCTGACGTTTGTAAAATCCGAATTTCCGGATCTCATCCTTTTAGATGTCATGATGCCGGAAATGGATGGGTATGAGGTCTGTGAAAAGCTCAATGCCGAATTTCCCACCCATAATATACCGGTGATTTTTTTAACGGCCAAGTCTGATGCTCAGGATATTGTAAAGGGATTTGATGTGGGCGGAGTTGATTATGTAACTAAGCCCTTTCATTCGGCTGAACTTCTGGCCCGCATCAAAACCCATATCGAACTTAAAACCCTGCGCGGCCTTTTGCCCATGTGTTCGCATTGCAAAAAAATCCGGGACGATAAAGGGTTCTGGAATGATGTGGACTGCTATTTTGAGGCCCACTCTCACCTGACCTTTACCCACGGTCTGTGCCCCGAATGTATGGACGAGTTATATAAGGGGTATGACTGGTACAAAAAGAGGAAACGGTCTGATACCAAAAAATAA
- a CDS encoding peptidylprolyl isomerase, which produces MTEAIKSGDTIAVDYTGKLENGDVFDSSEGREPLTFTVDTGMLIKGFDQAVIGMKKGESKTVTIPPEMGYGPRDENAMVDIPRAQFPPEMDLKEGLQLQLQNPAGQPVPARVAKISETSVTMDVNHFLAGKTLTFDITIAETGLEPPASSCGTKGGGCDSGCCGNCSCD; this is translated from the coding sequence ATGACAGAAGCAATTAAATCAGGGGATACCATTGCCGTGGATTATACGGGAAAATTAGAAAACGGAGATGTGTTTGACTCCTCAGAGGGCAGAGAGCCCCTGACCTTTACCGTTGATACGGGCATGCTGATTAAAGGCTTTGATCAGGCCGTCATCGGCATGAAAAAAGGGGAATCTAAAACCGTAACCATTCCGCCTGAAATGGGATACGGCCCAAGAGACGAGAACGCCATGGTGGACATCCCAAGGGCCCAGTTTCCCCCGGAGATGGATCTGAAAGAAGGCCTTCAGCTTCAGCTCCAGAACCCGGCCGGTCAGCCGGTCCCTGCGCGGGTGGCAAAAATAAGCGAAACAAGTGTCACCATGGACGTGAACCATTTTCTGGCGGGTAAAACCCTGACTTTTGATATCACCATTGCTGAAACCGGGCTGGAACCTCCGGCAAGCAGCTGTGGCACCAAAGGCGGGGGCTGCGATTCCGGCTGCTGCGGAAACTGCAGCTGTGATTAA
- a CDS encoding YqaE/Pmp3 family membrane protein gives MELLKIIAAIILPPVGVFLQVGIGMHFWLNIVLTLLGYIPGIVHAIWVIAKNK, from the coding sequence ATGGAACTTTTGAAAATTATTGCAGCTATTATTCTTCCGCCTGTGGGTGTGTTTTTACAGGTCGGTATTGGGATGCATTTCTGGTTGAATATTGTTTTGACTCTTCTAGGTTATATTCCAGGAATCGTTCATGCCATCTGGGTAATAGCCAAAAACAAATAA
- the pruA gene encoding L-glutamate gamma-semialdehyde dehydrogenase, with amino-acid sequence MTNSVFTIPKPYNEPVKMFAPGSPERGALSAELGRQMADQVEIPVIINGEEIKTGDVCDVVCPHDHGHVLGKVHLAGEKEVKAAVDAALSAKAAWETMDWQERAAIILKAADLISQKYSAKINAATMLGQSKNAFQAEIDSTCELVDFLRFNVSYMEEIYANQPFSEKGVYNRLEYRPLEGFVFALTPFNFTAIAGNLPTSPAMMGNTVVWKPSTTAVLSNYYLMQILKEAGLPDGVINFIPGHGSQIGDILFAHKYFAGMHFTGSTAVFQNLWKKAAEHIETYVSYPRIVGETGGKDYIFAHASADVDELVTGIIRGAFEFQGQKCSACSRLYVPASLWPAVQDQLKEKIAEIKVGPVTDFTNFVNAVIDEKSFDNIDAYISRAEASPDAEVIIGGQRDKSKGYFVHPTVIQAKTPNYESMAEEIFGPVLTVYVYDDNDFQATLDILDNTSPYALTGAIFARDREVVNALMARLTHTAGNFYINDKPTGAVVGQQPFGGARKSGTNDKAGSYLNLIRWASPRTIKETLVPPVNYGYPFMG; translated from the coding sequence ATGACTAACAGCGTATTTACCATCCCCAAACCCTATAATGAACCGGTCAAAATGTTTGCTCCGGGAAGTCCGGAACGCGGGGCTTTGTCCGCAGAGCTTGGCCGCCAGATGGCGGATCAGGTGGAAATTCCGGTGATCATCAATGGAGAAGAGATTAAAACCGGTGATGTGTGTGATGTGGTTTGCCCCCACGACCACGGTCATGTGCTGGGTAAAGTGCATCTGGCAGGTGAAAAAGAGGTCAAGGCGGCTGTGGACGCAGCTTTGTCCGCAAAAGCGGCCTGGGAGACAATGGACTGGCAGGAGCGTGCGGCCATCATTTTGAAGGCGGCGGATTTGATTTCCCAGAAATATTCGGCCAAAATCAATGCGGCAACCATGTTGGGTCAATCCAAAAACGCTTTTCAGGCCGAAATTGACTCCACCTGCGAGTTGGTGGACTTTTTGCGCTTCAATGTCAGCTACATGGAAGAAATTTACGCCAACCAGCCGTTCAGCGAAAAAGGCGTTTACAACCGGCTGGAATACCGTCCTTTGGAAGGATTTGTTTTCGCGCTGACCCCGTTTAACTTTACGGCCATTGCCGGCAACCTGCCCACCTCACCTGCCATGATGGGCAACACTGTTGTGTGGAAACCTTCCACAACGGCTGTTCTGTCCAATTACTATTTGATGCAGATCCTTAAGGAAGCAGGCCTTCCCGACGGCGTTATCAATTTCATTCCGGGGCATGGATCCCAGATCGGTGACATTCTGTTCGCTCACAAGTATTTTGCCGGCATGCACTTCACCGGCTCCACGGCGGTTTTCCAGAATCTTTGGAAAAAAGCGGCCGAACATATTGAAACCTATGTTTCCTATCCCAGGATCGTGGGTGAAACCGGCGGTAAGGACTATATATTTGCCCATGCAAGTGCAGATGTGGATGAACTTGTTACAGGCATCATCCGTGGCGCTTTTGAGTTTCAGGGCCAGAAATGCTCTGCATGCTCCCGTCTCTATGTACCGGCTTCCCTGTGGCCTGCGGTTCAGGATCAGCTCAAAGAGAAAATAGCTGAAATCAAGGTGGGGCCTGTGACGGATTTCACAAATTTTGTGAACGCCGTGATTGATGAAAAATCTTTTGACAACATCGACGCTTACATTTCACGGGCAGAAGCGTCTCCCGACGCTGAAGTGATCATCGGCGGTCAGCGGGACAAGTCCAAGGGCTATTTTGTTCATCCCACCGTGATCCAGGCCAAAACACCAAATTATGAATCCATGGCCGAAGAGATCTTCGGACCGGTGCTCACGGTTTATGTCTATGACGATAATGATTTTCAAGCCACCCTGGACATCCTGGACAACACAAGCCCATATGCCTTGACCGGTGCAATTTTCGCCCGGGATCGCGAAGTGGTCAATGCTTTGATGGCCAGGTTGACCCATACCGCCGGAAATTTCTACATTAATGATAAACCCACAGGCGCCGTGGTCGGCCAGCAGCCCTTTGGCGGAGCCCGCAAAAGCGGTACCAACGATAAAGCAGGCTCCTACCTGAACCTGATCCGCTGGGCATCACCCCGGACCATCAAAGAGACCCTGGTCCCCCCCGTAAATTACGGCTATCCGTTCATGGGATAG